The DNA window ACAGTGACTGACTCCCTCAGTTCTCTCCTTGGGACAGTGGCAGaggacacatttttttttgaagggggAATCAGCTTCAATATTTTCCCATATATCTGGCTGTCCCGGCAGGTGAAACCAACCAGAAAACCTACAATGGATCAAAACATAGCATTAGAGAAGGCAGAGGGCACACCTAGCCAAGGCTTCCATGAAGTGCAGGAGCTTGACAAAAACAACTAGTGGGTGAGCACATAAACATATAAAGCAGGAAATCCCACAAGCTTGAAGGGGAAGGAGCCACCCTGTTTAAATACAAAGAGTAGTTTAGATTATAACatcatcatttctttttccaacagaagtttttgttttcctttttaatcatggctgtgttggttttttttttattattattattattttttttctgagtagcCTATATTCCTGTAGATAGTGGCTTTGGACTGGAACAGAGTATGAAAATTCTGTTAAGCATTTCCTGGATTTGGGCATATCAGTATACTACACCATGCCACGCACCTCAGTAACAAAATCTTAGTGAACATTTAGATTAAATCACGTTTTGAGTATATACTGGAGAAAAGAGCAATTTATGGCATTACATAATCCAtgcaaagctaagaaaaaagGGAAGTACATTTCTACTCAGTCTTCAGATGTTACATACCTTACACATAACTTACCTAGTGGGTGAGGACAGCCAAATCTGCCGGTTTGGTGTTTGTTTATTGATTACATATGTTCCCATGTCTCCACCTAATTTAACTGTTAAAACTCCACTCttaaatcacaaagaaaatagtgaaaaattTAAGTTTGTATCCTGTTACTTGACAAGAGTTACATGATCTGCAGCTTGTAAACAGAAACTTACACATCTGTATCACATTCCCAACTATTTTCCAAACAGTAACAGCTTGGAAGAATGATTGTTATGAATCAACAACGTGTGACAATACCTCAGACAACCTGCACATCTTCAAGCCTGACCTAGACTTTAAAACTTCTGGTTAGTTTGATTTAGTGTGTTTGCACCATTCACAATAGCACTACTTAAATAATACTCTTGAGCTTTGACCTGTCGTCGTGAAACTGGTAGTTTATTTTGCAGTGACTAAAACATCACTCAAACCCAACTTTTTCTACCCATGAACTGGTGTGGTTCCAAATCAAGAAGATTTATCTGTCGAGACTAAATTCCTGATCCATCTGCTTTTACCTAACTTTTCTTAAAGTAACTGTAACAGTTTCCAAGTGAATAAACACAACCCTTTCTCCAGTAATTCTGATGAAGTGCCTAGATCCTGAATCATACCTAAAAAATGTCCCACTTCTAAACTCCaggtctgttttgttttagttatgCCAGCTTCAGACCATTATCCTAGTAAGCATTTCTGTTCTCTATCTTACTCACATTTCTTAGTGACAACATGATTCATATTTCTCTGACATTTTCACAAGTGTgttcagaaaagcagctgacaaaaatgtttctgtccGAAGGAGCATAAAAGAATAACAACACTGGGACTCGAGTTAACCTACAGATGATCTGAATTTATGCTGGTTAAAAATGGCATCCCTGCAGAACATAATTTTATGATTCAGTTAATAGCTTAGCCATATTTAATCTACAGTTCCTCAAACACATCACACGCTATAGCACAAAAAAGCTTCTTTGGTGCATCCATATTTTTCACACCTTAGAATACATTACTAGAGCTACTGTCACTACTAAGGCAATTACCTATGTAAAAACACTTAATTgtgggaaaaaacattttcatttgtgacTGCCTACAATCTTACTTTGTAGCTGGTGCAGCAGCTTAGACCCCCCTTCTCTTACAAAGTAATTCAACGTTACTAGTTTCTGACATATCTTGAGGTTTACCAGCAATGAAATAATACTCTCAAGGTCTGACTTTTCTTTACTCCAGTCTCCACGCTCTTACTTGTACTGCTAGATTATAGATTTACAGCTGTgagcaataaaatataaataaagacaTCCCTGATTAATACTGCCATCAGGTTGCCTTGCTGGTTATGTCAACTCGGAATTGGTTTAGAAGGGCAAGAAGAGCCTACTTCTCTGGTTGTCATCAGTTCAATCTTTTCTGTATACCATCAGTCTTAGATCTGTAGATAGACAGCAGAGTAAGAGCATGTTGTGCCCTGAATCCAGATATAAAGGTGTCAGTATTCTTCTGTGCGTTCCTTAGTGCCATATATAAGTATTCAGCATGATGTTACGCTGTATGCTACAAAAGCACTGCAAATAAATTGGTTTCCAAAGAGTTAACAAAATTTTATACTATCGCTTACATTATATGTCAGCTGTGGCAGAATACTGTTGCTCTGTCATTGCAAATTAAGTAAAGGTTAACTTCTAGTGCTgggtttttaaaacttttaaccATACATGTGGCAGTACTTTTGAAATACTAGAAAAGACAACTTGAGCTGTTAGGAACTTTAAATGCAAGATACTTTGatcatattttaagaaattctaCTGCATGTGTTTTTTACTATCATATGAATGTTTTGGGGCTGCTGGTAAAACATATATATTCCTcaaaagaggctttttttttcctcctcctggaCATGAATATATAACTTGTGAAGAAATGAAGTTCATTAAGAACTCATAGGTATAGGAAGACCTTCACCGCGTTCGCCACCTTGTGGCTTGCTGCAGCACTAGCCTTGTTTGTCTGGAATTACCCTCGGTAAACCTGGCACTATTTAACCCTTAGCTCTGAACAGAAACTTTCAAGGCAGTATGTCATCATACAGTCTGTGCAACAAAGGGGTACACGTAAAAGTTAGGATGGATGTACAAACAACTCTTTAGAGCCCCAGAGGGAGTGAATGTCAAGCACAAAACACTCTGCAGTGCCTGGAGATAAAATTATGGCAGAAAACAATTCATAACCTTCAGATaacaaactgtttaaaaatactaaagagGTTAATGATAATCTTTTTGCTAATTTTTGTCTTAAGCTCTTTAAATCAGTCTAATAGACGATAATATGCTGAAATATACTGAATAGTAATGGTTAAACAATTCATTGCTATTCACCAGAAAAGTAATTAGACATAATGTTATTACACATTCGATTAAAGCAAGGAATAATATTTGCTAAGTGCAAGAACAGAATCTAACTAACAACATGTTACTTTTTATCTtagctatgaaaaataaataataaacattatGATGACACAAAGTTACACAGGAGAAGGTCTAAAAActacagttgtgtttttttttgtttgttttcccccaacCCCTGTACAACCCAAACCATCTGGTTCAATGTCCTGAGCATAAAACCTTAACTGACagagctggaagaaagcaaTCTCCAAATGGTAAGATACGAACAGGGAGCAGTAgttatgcaaaataataattaaaaaaagctttatggAAAGACCTATGCTGCAGACAGCGGTGTAGGGAGAAATGCACTTTCCTCCAAGTCATGTATAAGACTGTAAGATACAACCCATTTCAGgaattttatataaaactaaTAAACTCCTTAAAGAAATACAATGGCCATTTCTGATCTGTCACTTCGTAAAGTAGTTTGAGTGGGTGACCTATTAAAGGCTCCAACTATCAGGCTATCACATACCCAGCGTCTCATGTGACCAGAGCCTATTCCCTGTGCACGCTCACTTCTCAGTTGTGCAACAACCTGTTGAGACATCCTCTGTTGCTCCTCTCCACCACAGGCTCAATCTTCATCAGCGCCAGATAAAACATAATCTGTCATGGCTGTTGAAGGCACATGCTCCCTCTCAGTACTCATGGCCATCAATGAAACTGCTCTACCAGTAACATGATTTACACATACTACGCCACATAGCCCTAGCATTTACCTTGAGGGAACAGGTTGCTGATTCCAGAAGTCAATGTAAGTTTAGAAAAATGTAGAGGACGCTGTCGAATCAGAAATCAGTTTCTATCTCCTCTTGGGCTCAGTCATTATGCTATATTATGCCTTTCCCTACAgactaaacattttaaattgtcaAATCAAATAACTGCATGTCACTTCTTACCAAAATAGTCAGTAAGAGAGGCATATTTTTAGCCGTAAAGctgtaaaagaaatactttttaagtTCTGTCCCTAAGGTGACTAGtttaaaattctctttcaaagaaaaaaatctacagtaaTTAAAAGCATTAACAGAATCTTTAGAACATACCCCTAAAGAGACATCGTAATCTTCTGGGGTAAAAGGCTTATCTGTTAGGTCCTCAAAGAAATCTGCTAAGGAGTCCAGTGTTTCTTCAGCCAGTTTTTCGTAAGTGGTCTCATCTAAAGAGCTATAAACAACATACAATCACATAATTAGGAGGGAAAACATGGaatttttcatataatttttcattttcagaatttttcatataataaaaaataccaaGACTGTGTCCCTGGAGGACACAGAAACCACGAAACAATCACATTAAACAAgtagttatttttcttaaggTGATGTAGGTAGGTAACAACACACCTTATAAATGGAGgtggaattttaaaatttgggtAGTAGAGAACGCCAATTAAAGACCgtgtacttcttttttttaagtgaccTCTGAATATTAGGAAGATAGAGTGAGGTGTCAAAATAAGGCATCTTCATAAAAGGACTTTCTGCAAGAACTAAGCCATAGTTACTGTTTGAAACTCTATGGATAGACATAAGACTCTCCTGTTTAGAAGCACAAGTAATTTGACTATAAGGAACCAAATGTAGCTACAAGCAGAGATTTAGAAACATCAATGTCAAATGTCACATCTACATGCAGCATCTGATTTCTCCCCTGGAATTACCAATGCAGCCCAGTAACTAGAtatcatttaaaatgtacaCATGAACTAATGCTTTTACAATTAACTTCTTCTTCAGCGTCTCAAAACACCCTCGTAGTCATTACATAAAGCTTAGAACACTTATGAAACCGCTTCTGTTATCCTCTTtaagtaagtaaaaaaaaagttagtggGAGCAGTCTAGAAATGCAATCAAATCACTTAGGTTTTTCTATCTGTAGCAGTGTCAACTTTTAACTGAATGTGTAGTTGGTATCTCTATTAACAGACAATTTGGTGAAATCATTTGTTTTGCTAAGAGATATGGCAAAACAGCAGTTACTGTGATCTATGGGGACTTGGTATCTTTCACCTGATGTAGAATGTACTCTTTAAAACGTTTCTTATTAGTCAATTACCAAAGCACACTCCACACCAATCATGTCAGGGATACCACAGAAATACCTACAgttctggagaacagaaggccTTAGGATTAGGCAGGACTTATGTTCTGATTCAGGATGCAATTCAGGTACTTAATGGTAAGCGCCATTCTAGACATCTGCACAATACTTCACTGGGCCTCCAACTGCAGCATTGTACAGGGAGAAGTCTCTCATGGGTACCATGTCACATCCTGCCTGTGAAAGGCACGAATTTCACGTTCCCTGACATAGATGAAATGGTGCTAGACACCCACCTTTAGGTACAGGAGTTGTTCCCTATGTAACTTCCCAAACTCACACAAAATGATTTTCCCTAGAACTATACTTTTCCCATGAATCACAATATCAACATTATATTAATTTGATAGCTGTACCATTTTTACAATTGTTTTAAAACGCAAAGGCAATATTTTCATATGAATAATATTATCTCAGA is part of the Cygnus olor isolate bCygOlo1 chromosome Z, bCygOlo1.pri.v2, whole genome shotgun sequence genome and encodes:
- the FXN gene encoding frataxin, mitochondrial isoform X2, which codes for MWRSGAAGAVRAARRAAARRRSAGPGDAPLEGAAVRGRAQLQCASELKSRTVQFMNIRNAGTLNDRSSLDETTYEKLAEETLDSLADFFEDLTDKPFTPEDYDVSLGSGVLTVKLGGDMGTYVINKQTPNRQIWLSSPTRFSGWFHLPGQPDIWENIEADSPFKKKCVLCHCPKERTEGVSHCYW
- the FXN gene encoding frataxin, mitochondrial isoform X3, translated to MWRSGAAGAVRAARRAAARRRSAGPGDAPLEGAAVRGRAQLQCASELKSRTVQFMNIRNAGTLNDRSSLDETTYEKLAEETLDSLADFFEDLTDKPFTPEDYDVSLGSGVLTVKLGGDMGTYVINKQTPNRQIWLSSPTRVAPSPSSLWDFLLYMFMCSPTSCFCQAPALHGSLG